Proteins from a genomic interval of Salipiger sp. CCB-MM3:
- a CDS encoding VOC family protein, whose translation MSQMIFINLPVADLDRAKQFYEAIGFRNDPRFTNDKAAAMTLSETIHVMLLTHEFWATFTDKRRVDAQTEAQVLLCISRESAEAVDAITEAAGRAGGTLDPCPKQDHGFMYGRSFADPDGHIWEPMWMSAEAIAEGPAAMSEAD comes from the coding sequence ATGTCACAGATGATCTTCATCAACCTGCCAGTTGCCGACCTTGATCGCGCCAAGCAGTTCTACGAGGCGATCGGGTTCCGCAACGATCCGCGGTTCACCAACGACAAGGCCGCGGCGATGACCCTGTCGGAGACGATCCACGTGATGCTGCTCACCCATGAGTTCTGGGCGACCTTCACCGACAAACGGCGCGTCGATGCCCAAACTGAAGCGCAGGTTCTGCTCTGCATCAGCCGCGAGAGCGCAGAGGCTGTGGATGCGATCACCGAGGCTGCGGGGCGGGCTGGTGGCACGCTCGATCCCTGCCCGAAGCAGGATCACGGCTTCATGTACGGACGCAGTTTCGCCGATCCCGATGGGCACATCTGGGAGCCGATGTGGATGAGTGCCGAAGCCATTGCCGAGGGCCCGGCCGCCATGTCCGAAGCGGACTGA
- a CDS encoding VOC family protein: MPNHHGDFIWYELMSREPDASEAFYAGLLGWSFEPAGPGGDMDYRLFSKDGPPAGGLLKLPAEACDAGAQTMWAGYIGVDNVDASVQQMADRGSRVIMEPTTLQGVGRMALLHDPQGAPIYLMRGTSDEPSQAFAQDAPREGHCAWNELRTSDPSAALEIYAACFGWEKTDSMDMGPAGSYDMLRNPPHASLLGAVMSSGDMPPQWLFYFRVADIDKAAAYIDHNGGEMLMGPQEIPGGEYILNARDPQGAVLALIGKRVA, translated from the coding sequence ATGCCCAACCATCATGGCGATTTCATCTGGTATGAGCTGATGAGCCGCGAGCCGGACGCCTCCGAGGCGTTCTATGCCGGTCTCCTCGGCTGGTCCTTCGAACCGGCGGGCCCCGGCGGAGACATGGACTACCGCCTGTTTTCCAAGGACGGGCCACCGGCGGGTGGACTGCTCAAACTGCCCGCAGAAGCCTGTGACGCCGGGGCGCAGACCATGTGGGCCGGCTATATCGGCGTCGACAACGTGGATGCCTCGGTGCAGCAGATGGCAGACCGCGGCAGCCGGGTGATCATGGAGCCGACCACCCTGCAAGGCGTCGGACGGATGGCCCTGCTGCACGACCCGCAGGGCGCGCCGATTTACCTCATGCGCGGAACTTCGGATGAGCCAAGCCAAGCCTTCGCGCAAGACGCCCCGCGAGAGGGCCATTGCGCTTGGAATGAGCTGCGTACGTCCGATCCCTCGGCGGCGCTCGAGATCTATGCGGCCTGCTTCGGCTGGGAGAAAACCGACAGCATGGACATGGGTCCAGCCGGATCCTACGACATGCTCCGGAACCCGCCGCATGCGTCGCTCCTCGGTGCAGTGATGTCCTCTGGCGACATGCCGCCCCAGTGGCTCTTCTATTTCCGCGTCGCCGACATCGACAAAGCCGCCGCCTACATTGATCACAATGGCGGCGAGATGCTGATGGGCCCGCAGGAGATTCCGGGTGGGGAATATATCTTGAACGCCCGAGATCCGCAGGGCGCGGTGCTGGCCCTCATCGGCAAACGGGTGGCGTGA